One stretch of Hemitrygon akajei chromosome 18, sHemAka1.3, whole genome shotgun sequence DNA includes these proteins:
- the ndufa4a gene encoding cytochrome c oxidase subunit NDUFA4L has translation MFGLMFRQARSHPSLIPLFVIIGSGSLGAGGYLMRIAFRNPDVSWNRKSNPEPWNKIAPNEQYKFFAVNMDYSKLKKERPDF, from the exons atGTTCGGATTGATGTTCCGCCAGGCTAGGAGCCACCCTAGT CTAATTCCACTGTTTGTTATCATTGGGTCCGGAAGTCTTGGAGCAGGCGGTTACCTTATGCGGATTGCCTTTCGCAATCCTGATGTTAG CTGGAATCGCAAGAGCAACCCTGAACCGTGGAATAAAATTGCACCTAATGAGCAGTACAAG TTCTTTGCAGTGAACATGGACTACAGTAAACTGAAGAAGGAGCGACCAGACTTCTAA